In Aequorivita sp. H23M31, a single window of DNA contains:
- a CDS encoding ATP-dependent Clp protease proteolytic subunit has product MKYLLNWYEILTDSGLEFLQLAKAFQICAIDSSTNRTALMDLQAFAQQHPLQVTAKNDGGRAHIRVEGVLYGFQVNDFKYTVDSLIKQGIKDVRLYINTPGGSVFAANEIANEILRFEGTVSGFGGAIVASAGSYLATICNTFEMAENGQFMYHKPSAVVEGNENAIESRLKLLKSLTDQYRKHYAEKTGKTEEEIEALWSKGDVWLNAQEALDEGFVTSISKKTPVTKETAMLIAACGAPIKPEITKTETEMKNRDEIVAKLKLAKDATDAQIEAAIDQLAIQAQEAQTAEANLAARETAAVTALLDAAIVAKKITANQKPHFEALAKKDYDSTKALLDSMVPAMKASAHIDASGEGADPKAKWTLQDYLDNDPQALEVLMEKDPKKFEELQKGYF; this is encoded by the coding sequence ATGAAATACTTACTGAATTGGTATGAAATACTTACTGATTCGGGATTGGAATTTTTACAGCTTGCAAAAGCTTTCCAAATTTGCGCCATTGACAGTTCAACGAATCGTACAGCATTGATGGATTTACAAGCTTTTGCCCAACAGCATCCCCTACAGGTTACCGCCAAGAACGACGGTGGCCGTGCCCACATTCGCGTGGAGGGAGTGCTTTATGGTTTTCAGGTGAACGATTTTAAATATACCGTTGACTCCCTGATAAAGCAGGGCATCAAGGATGTACGCCTGTATATAAATACGCCCGGGGGCAGTGTGTTTGCCGCCAATGAGATTGCCAACGAGATACTTCGCTTTGAGGGCACGGTATCGGGTTTTGGCGGTGCCATAGTGGCCAGTGCGGGCAGTTATCTTGCCACCATCTGCAATACGTTTGAAATGGCCGAGAACGGACAGTTTATGTACCACAAACCCTCCGCAGTGGTGGAGGGCAACGAGAACGCCATTGAATCCAGATTGAAACTTTTAAAGAGCCTTACCGATCAGTACCGTAAGCACTATGCCGAAAAGACCGGAAAGACCGAGGAGGAAATAGAGGCGTTGTGGAGCAAGGGCGACGTGTGGCTCAATGCCCAGGAAGCCTTGGACGAGGGATTTGTTACCTCCATAAGCAAAAAGACACCGGTGACCAAGGAAACGGCTATGCTCATAGCGGCCTGTGGCGCACCGATTAAACCGGAAATCACAAAAACAGAAACAGAAATGAAAAACAGAGATGAGATCGTTGCCAAGCTGAAGCTGGCAAAAGATGCCACCGATGCGCAGATAGAAGCTGCCATTGACCAATTGGCCATTCAGGCCCAGGAGGCACAGACCGCGGAGGCCAACTTGGCAGCACGCGAGACCGCGGCCGTTACGGCACTTCTTGATGCCGCCATCGTGGCCAAGAAGATAACTGCCAACCAAAAGCCGCATTTTGAGGCATTGGCAAAGAAAGATTATGATTCCACCAAGGCACTACTTGATAGTATGGTGCCAGCCATGAAGGCCTCGGCACATATAGATGCTTCGGGCGAGGGCGCAGACCCAAAGGCCAAATGGACGCTCCAGGACTACTTGGATAACGATCCGCAGGCATTGGAAGTACTTATGGAGAAAGACCCAAAGAAATTTGAGGAACTGCAGAAAGGATACTTCTGA
- a CDS encoding DUF5675 family protein, producing MRAVIHRRHFEQKQTLGELRLEKNGKTIFECKTLELPWRNNAVQKSCIPAGKYQVVTRFSPKFKNHFHVLDVPGRSWILIHAGNYYTDILGCILVGEKHLDLNGDGPRDVTDSKNTLKKLLQLAPEGFELSIQ from the coding sequence ATGCGAGCCGTAATCCATAGAAGACATTTTGAGCAAAAGCAGACCCTTGGGGAACTGCGTTTGGAAAAGAACGGCAAAACGATCTTTGAATGCAAGACCCTTGAATTGCCGTGGCGGAACAATGCGGTGCAGAAATCGTGCATTCCTGCGGGGAAGTACCAAGTGGTAACGCGGTTCTCGCCCAAGTTCAAGAACCATTTTCACGTACTGGACGTACCTGGAAGGAGTTGGATTCTCATTCACGCCGGTAATTATTACACGGACATTTTGGGCTGTATCCTGGTAGGTGAAAAACATTTGGACTTGAACGGGGACGGACCAAGGGACGTGACCGATTCTAAGAACACATTAAAAAAGTTACTGCAATTGGCCCCGGAGGGCTTTGAACTATCGATACAATGA
- a CDS encoding DUF2586 family protein, protein MAQLSGVNIEKLQGGLERQALGTDNHVAMVFSGMKTTTLHADVNNAGLGVKIRSVYDAEQLGFNESFDANESVNYYDQIVEFFRLAPEATLYLFSTDVVADITGFLNANKDIKGYATDFIGVETTNELEATDLGDHQAIIDALAVANRLIDFAVIGVSNVMPTIDLFTQECPIVSVATACEKNDGKASIGSVLGMIAVRKVSENLGSVDIERKPLNSRGGNDYPLTNGSLGRWIGSYLPDGTSVSAMAKSQLNAIIEKGYIVAASYEGYPGFFFENSYTAIEQTSDYAFIENNRVWNKASRIIRETLLPKVKSKVKKDPTTGFIASTTVSYWKTLLEKSLNRMLTEDDISGFEVSIDHKQVVNSTQPVKVKALIVADGIVHEFTVAVGLTNNI, encoded by the coding sequence ATGGCACAACTTTCAGGAGTAAATATTGAAAAGCTTCAGGGCGGGCTGGAACGCCAAGCCCTGGGCACGGACAACCACGTGGCAATGGTGTTTTCTGGAATGAAGACAACCACATTGCATGCCGACGTGAACAATGCAGGGTTGGGCGTGAAAATCCGCTCTGTTTATGACGCAGAGCAACTGGGCTTTAACGAGAGCTTTGATGCCAACGAGAGCGTAAACTATTACGACCAGATCGTGGAGTTTTTCCGTTTGGCGCCCGAGGCTACGCTGTACCTGTTTTCTACCGATGTGGTGGCAGACATTACAGGTTTCCTCAATGCCAATAAAGACATCAAGGGCTATGCTACTGATTTTATCGGGGTGGAGACCACCAACGAGCTGGAGGCGACCGATCTGGGCGATCACCAAGCGATTATCGATGCGCTTGCCGTTGCAAACCGGTTGATCGACTTTGCGGTGATCGGGGTAAGCAATGTTATGCCCACTATTGATCTTTTCACGCAGGAATGCCCAATTGTATCGGTAGCCACCGCGTGCGAGAAAAATGACGGCAAGGCTTCGATAGGCTCCGTTTTAGGGATGATCGCCGTACGCAAGGTATCTGAGAACCTCGGTTCTGTGGATATTGAGCGGAAACCCCTGAACAGCCGTGGCGGGAACGACTACCCGTTGACCAACGGCTCTCTGGGCAGGTGGATAGGCAGTTATCTGCCCGATGGCACTTCGGTAAGTGCGATGGCCAAATCGCAGCTCAATGCCATCATTGAAAAGGGTTATATAGTAGCGGCAAGCTATGAAGGGTATCCCGGGTTTTTCTTTGAGAACAGCTACACTGCCATAGAACAGACCTCGGATTACGCATTTATCGAAAACAACCGGGTATGGAACAAGGCATCGCGCATCATCCGTGAAACGCTTTTGCCAAAGGTAAAGAGCAAGGTAAAGAAAGACCCCACTACCGGGTTTATCGCATCCACAACGGTTTCCTATTGGAAAACGCTTCTGGAAAAGAGCCTGAACCGAATGCTTACCGAAGACGACATCTCAGGCTTTGAAGTGAGCATAGACCACAAACAGGTAGTGAACAGTACCCAGCCCGTAAAGGTGAAGGCACTGATCGTTGCGGACGGCATCGTGCACGAGTTTACGGTGGCGGTGGGATTAACCAATAATATTTAA
- a CDS encoding phage tail tape measure protein, which produces MASVSTEWILNLGGNIRESIKKVVGNVQESIDSVKDLGTNWGLTEKKTKAALKNEELNLRETRKELTAKERTLKDLEKAYKKAAPGVAWSKAKKAVEDQQKEIDKLKEKLWNASENAKTLKEDLENFAKIKTDWSSVAIQANQMSEIVGKITTALDFAVDVKKLRDEFQRLTDLSGSDLDKFLSKSREIADVYDEDAKAVGEAANALTQQMGGSFESNLNLLEEGLKRGANLNGDYLAILKRYAPTLHEMGVSADEATALIATAAKKGIDPSSFIEGIQKAGIELRKLDKPAEDALAAIGLKRDDLVGKTAMENVRQVSAAMEGMTTQAKQMTISKIFKKQGERSGIEFIMGLNENIPPLDEIPAVEETASGFKKLFSNIKTWAGDAFGTMGEYAQTFGPAIQLLAGAIPILTALKNLAWLNAIATKGWALATNILGKSILGIPIIGWILAIVAAIVWVVSATEGWGKAWDHTLNGMKLLVQAWVAQIKANFTLMVNGIMIALDKIKLGWYKFKQAVGLGDSDENQAMIDQINASVEDRKTEIKEAQAEASKLLLESVGEFIKAGQSVSLKKDEEEDSPFNLNNTIKTPEVTTLDDDKKKGKKGDGLNVGSGAGGVKNIAMTLNITNNFSVGKDTNIRDVADKIVGMVNDRLRDALVTV; this is translated from the coding sequence ATGGCATCAGTTTCAACAGAATGGATATTAAATCTTGGCGGGAACATTCGCGAGTCCATCAAGAAGGTGGTGGGCAATGTGCAGGAATCCATTGACTCTGTAAAGGACCTGGGCACCAATTGGGGGCTGACGGAAAAGAAAACCAAGGCCGCGCTCAAGAACGAAGAGCTTAACCTAAGGGAAACCCGGAAGGAACTAACTGCCAAGGAACGCACCCTAAAAGATTTGGAAAAGGCCTATAAAAAGGCTGCTCCGGGAGTTGCTTGGTCCAAGGCAAAAAAAGCAGTTGAAGACCAGCAAAAGGAAATAGACAAACTCAAGGAAAAGCTTTGGAACGCTTCCGAGAATGCCAAAACCCTTAAAGAAGACCTTGAGAATTTCGCCAAGATAAAGACAGACTGGAGCAGTGTGGCCATACAGGCCAACCAGATGTCCGAGATCGTGGGGAAGATAACCACCGCGCTGGATTTTGCGGTGGACGTGAAAAAATTGCGGGACGAGTTCCAACGGCTTACCGATCTATCGGGAAGCGACCTGGACAAATTCCTGAGCAAGAGCCGTGAGATAGCCGATGTGTACGACGAAGATGCCAAGGCCGTGGGCGAAGCCGCCAACGCCCTTACCCAACAGATGGGCGGCAGTTTTGAGAGCAACCTGAACCTACTGGAGGAAGGATTGAAGCGCGGTGCCAACCTGAACGGCGATTACCTTGCCATATTAAAACGCTATGCGCCCACCCTTCACGAAATGGGCGTGTCTGCCGATGAGGCCACGGCGCTCATTGCCACGGCGGCCAAAAAAGGAATAGACCCCAGCAGTTTTATAGAGGGCATACAAAAGGCAGGGATTGAACTGCGTAAGCTCGACAAGCCTGCCGAGGACGCACTGGCGGCCATTGGGCTAAAGCGCGACGATCTTGTGGGCAAGACCGCAATGGAAAACGTGCGCCAGGTATCTGCGGCCATGGAAGGGATGACCACCCAGGCCAAGCAGATGACCATTTCAAAGATTTTTAAGAAGCAGGGCGAGCGTTCGGGCATCGAGTTTATCATGGGCCTTAACGAGAACATTCCCCCGCTGGACGAAATACCGGCCGTGGAAGAAACCGCTTCGGGCTTTAAAAAACTTTTCAGCAACATAAAAACCTGGGCGGGCGATGCCTTTGGCACCATGGGCGAATATGCCCAGACCTTTGGCCCCGCCATTCAATTGCTGGCGGGAGCCATCCCCATACTGACCGCGCTCAAAAACCTCGCTTGGCTCAATGCTATCGCTACTAAAGGTTGGGCACTTGCCACCAACATTCTGGGAAAATCCATTTTGGGCATTCCCATTATCGGGTGGATACTGGCCATAGTGGCCGCCATAGTGTGGGTGGTCTCGGCCACAGAAGGCTGGGGCAAGGCGTGGGACCACACCCTGAACGGGATGAAACTGTTGGTACAGGCGTGGGTGGCACAGATCAAGGCGAATTTTACTTTAATGGTCAACGGCATTATGATCGCCCTGGACAAGATAAAATTGGGCTGGTACAAGTTTAAACAGGCCGTGGGTCTTGGCGATAGCGATGAGAACCAAGCAATGATAGACCAGATCAATGCCAGTGTTGAAGACCGAAAGACCGAAATAAAAGAAGCGCAGGCCGAGGCCAGTAAACTGTTGCTGGAGTCTGTAGGCGAGTTCATCAAGGCCGGGCAGAGCGTTTCATTGAAAAAAGACGAAGAAGAAGATTCGCCCTTTAACCTGAACAATACAATAAAAACGCCCGAGGTTACGACCCTTGATGACGATAAGAAAAAAGGCAAAAAAGGAGACGGCCTAAATGTGGGCAGCGGAGCAGGTGGCGTAAAGAACATTGCGATGACCTTGAACATAACCAACAACTTTAGTGTGGGCAAGGACACGAATATCCGCGATGTGGCGGACAAAATAGTGGGAATGGTGAACGACCGGTTGCGCGATGCGCTGGTAACGGTGTAG
- a CDS encoding DUF6046 domain-containing protein, translating to MDIRYNVGELFQAAFGINSPIYITEPFFRQAPPYFDWSDVDVLPTLEEQINETETLPQSWMGTPIVFEARFDGDDGKYWRYKLNGELEEVEMKTMVLPAATMFSFRRSKNITRTNVLGSNGTVKEIYGFDDWHIDVRGLCLPIPGKTSLQQLEELLQWEKLADAIKIEGPLFRKLEIYRVAMADFAYNIPQGKPDVVAFTMQLYSDDPLELQLTNTI from the coding sequence ATGGACATACGGTATAACGTAGGGGAATTGTTTCAGGCGGCTTTTGGCATCAACAGCCCTATCTATATAACCGAGCCCTTTTTTAGGCAGGCCCCGCCCTATTTTGATTGGTCTGACGTGGATGTACTTCCTACGCTTGAAGAGCAGATAAACGAAACCGAAACCCTACCACAAAGCTGGATGGGCACGCCCATTGTTTTTGAAGCGCGCTTTGATGGCGATGATGGAAAGTATTGGCGCTATAAACTCAATGGCGAACTGGAAGAAGTAGAAATGAAAACAATGGTCCTGCCAGCAGCTACCATGTTTTCCTTTAGACGTTCAAAAAACATAACCCGGACAAACGTACTGGGAAGCAACGGAACCGTCAAGGAGATTTATGGCTTTGACGATTGGCACATTGATGTTCGCGGCCTTTGTTTGCCGATTCCCGGAAAAACATCGTTGCAGCAATTGGAAGAACTGCTGCAGTGGGAAAAACTGGCCGATGCGATCAAGATAGAAGGACCCCTGTTTAGAAAGCTGGAAATTTATAGGGTGGCAATGGCAGATTTTGCCTATAACATTCCACAGGGTAAACCAGATGTTGTGGCATTTACGATGCAGCTCTATAGTGATGATCCGCTGGAGTTGCAATTAACCAATACAATATAA
- a CDS encoding leucine-rich repeat domain-containing protein, whose translation MILTSENRILTKNGKPIESKVNSLSLEVRGTQFPDPHPTSISKYFRLRISDNSIVTVNWGDGATSVHSNLDVPGRSNLTWTPTGSTTPGSGGAADVIQPHIYQDSHSGKRTITFSFENFSKLEKLESVGTFLEGAITSDINYAKGLKVLTFSAARGITSFPADLTKMESLEELNLNMAFAETLSKIPDSFFDLNLKTFEANSIFDLSDKISSNLFKLNQFGRLERLGLSASNITELDETFGELADTLVILRLDGNANLQHIPGIENFSKLELLNLPLGYLIDCTNLARLKTLWHHNSNVDYSDMTTKWKGLVSLTLLQNLNSSLNTVAKTDNFIALFYQLVTENASILPNQAPAPYPNRFRNIAWGAGPSTQVIQFTGSKVAPEGYVQGVSNGTPTTSGERVYVLQHQYGHTITHA comes from the coding sequence ATGATTCTCACTTCTGAAAACAGGATATTAACGAAAAACGGAAAGCCCATTGAGAGCAAGGTAAACAGTCTTTCCCTTGAGGTGCGGGGAACGCAGTTTCCGGATCCGCACCCAACAAGCATCTCAAAGTACTTTAGGTTGAGAATTTCGGATAACAGCATTGTTACCGTCAATTGGGGCGATGGTGCTACTTCCGTACACAGCAATTTGGACGTTCCGGGAAGAAGTAACCTAACCTGGACACCTACCGGAAGCACAACCCCAGGCTCTGGGGGTGCGGCAGATGTAATACAGCCGCATATCTATCAAGATAGCCATAGCGGGAAAAGAACGATCACTTTCAGTTTTGAAAATTTCTCCAAACTTGAAAAACTTGAGAGCGTAGGAACATTTTTAGAGGGCGCTATAACCAGCGACATTAATTATGCGAAAGGGTTGAAGGTGCTTACATTTAGTGCTGCAAGAGGGATTACTTCCTTTCCGGCAGACCTAACGAAAATGGAGAGCCTGGAGGAGCTCAACCTTAACATGGCATTTGCAGAAACGCTATCCAAAATCCCAGATTCTTTCTTTGACCTCAACCTGAAGACATTCGAGGCCAATAGCATTTTTGACCTATCGGATAAAATCAGCTCCAACCTTTTCAAACTGAACCAATTCGGACGGCTTGAAAGATTAGGATTGAGTGCCAGTAACATTACCGAGCTGGACGAGACATTTGGGGAGCTTGCAGATACACTTGTGATTTTGAGATTAGACGGTAATGCTAATTTGCAGCATATCCCAGGTATAGAAAACTTCTCCAAACTCGAGTTGCTTAACCTGCCTCTTGGTTACCTTATAGACTGCACGAACTTAGCGAGGCTTAAAACCCTCTGGCACCACAACAGCAATGTAGATTACAGTGATATGACCACAAAATGGAAAGGACTTGTAAGCTTAACTTTGCTCCAGAACCTTAACTCTTCCCTGAATACCGTAGCCAAGACAGATAATTTTATTGCCCTTTTCTACCAGCTTGTCACTGAAAATGCTTCTATCCTCCCTAACCAGGCACCTGCACCCTATCCCAACAGGTTCCGGAACATCGCTTGGGGAGCAGGACCAAGTACACAAGTAATACAATTTACGGGGTCTAAGGTAGCGCCCGAGGGTTATGTACAGGGAGTAAGCAACGGCACGCCCACAACCTCCGGAGAAAGGGTTTACGTGCTTCAACACCAATATGGACACACTATAACACACGCATAA
- a CDS encoding thymidylate synthase gives MTNITKTRQNKYHSVLQKILEKGKLQKNKKGNIRYLLNEALRLKPVDLLEIFEGHAVARNKLRSELELFQKGERLTERYREIGVNWWDYCGPILVNSYPTYFEQLPQLIDKINKEKRNSKNYVLFLGQTNAESNQQPCLSLIQFQIDKGKLVMSAYQRSSDASLGLPADIYHLYLISKQIDAPLRSITLYLANVHIYENNIEPTKGILDGQKVSFNLNV, from the coding sequence ATGACAAATATAACAAAAACGAGACAGAATAAGTACCACTCGGTGCTTCAAAAAATCCTTGAAAAAGGAAAACTACAAAAGAACAAAAAAGGCAACATTCGCTATCTACTGAATGAGGCTTTAAGGCTCAAGCCTGTTGACCTTCTTGAAATCTTCGAGGGGCATGCGGTTGCCAGGAATAAACTAAGAAGCGAACTGGAGCTTTTCCAAAAAGGCGAAAGACTTACGGAACGTTACCGTGAAATTGGCGTGAACTGGTGGGACTATTGTGGTCCTATTTTGGTCAACAGCTACCCAACGTACTTTGAGCAGTTACCGCAGTTAATCGATAAGATTAACAAGGAGAAACGCAATAGTAAGAATTACGTGCTATTTCTTGGCCAGACGAACGCTGAGAGTAATCAACAGCCGTGCTTGAGTTTAATACAATTCCAAATTGATAAGGGGAAGCTAGTAATGAGTGCGTACCAAAGAAGCTCTGATGCTTCGTTAGGGCTTCCTGCGGATATTTATCACCTGTATTTGATCAGTAAGCAGATAGATGCGCCCTTGCGATCTATAACGCTTTATTTGGCGAATGTTCATATTTATGAGAATAATATTGAGCCAACAAAAGGAATTTTGGATGGCCAAAAAGTTAGTTTTAATCTTAATGTATAA
- a CDS encoding DNA adenine methylase: MAKKLVLILMYNLKMIKKVKKFTQAPLPFQGQKRRFLKQFKEALNSFKTDAIYVDLFGGSGLLAHTVKQQYPNARVIWNDYDNYAARLEAIPQTNILLAGLRPIVHGLSKNERLPLSLRPNVLGVVKQHEDLYGFVDYVSLSASLLFSGNYATNFEEFEKETFYNCVRTADFDATGYLEGVERVQGDYRKLYNQHQQADVVFLVDPPYLSTDTKTYKSESYWKLRDYLDVLNVLDDSNYFYFTSNKSQIVELCEWIETRTHVGNPFAGATINTTGGSVNYNSGYTDIMLYKNKESPD, from the coding sequence ATGGCCAAAAAGTTAGTTTTAATCTTAATGTATAATTTAAAAATGATAAAAAAAGTGAAAAAATTTACACAAGCCCCACTACCTTTTCAGGGGCAAAAAAGACGGTTTTTAAAACAATTTAAAGAAGCTTTAAACAGCTTTAAAACAGATGCGATATATGTGGACTTATTTGGCGGTTCGGGCTTGCTGGCGCACACGGTTAAGCAGCAGTACCCAAATGCACGTGTGATTTGGAACGATTATGACAATTATGCCGCCCGTTTGGAAGCGATTCCACAGACCAATATACTTTTGGCTGGATTGCGGCCCATCGTGCATGGTCTGTCTAAAAATGAGCGATTGCCACTGTCGCTCCGCCCAAACGTTCTGGGGGTGGTTAAACAGCATGAGGACTTGTATGGATTTGTAGACTATGTGAGTCTTTCAGCAAGTTTGTTGTTTAGTGGAAATTATGCTACCAATTTTGAGGAGTTCGAGAAGGAAACGTTTTATAATTGTGTCCGGACTGCTGACTTTGATGCTACAGGATATCTAGAGGGCGTTGAGCGTGTCCAGGGTGACTATAGAAAACTGTACAATCAGCACCAACAGGCCGATGTGGTTTTTCTTGTTGACCCGCCCTATCTTAGTACAGACACCAAGACTTACAAAAGTGAGAGTTACTGGAAATTGCGGGATTACCTTGATGTTTTGAATGTCTTGGATGACTCCAATTATTTTTACTTCACGAGTAACAAGAGCCAGATCGTTGAGCTTTGTGAATGGATAGAGACCCGGACGCACGTCGGCAATCCGTTTGCTGGAGCAACCATCAATACCACAGGTGGCAGCGTGAACTATAATTCAGGCTACACGGACATCATGCTGTATAAGAATAAGGAAAGCCCAGATTAA
- the glmM gene encoding phosphoglucosamine mutase has product MTLIKSISGIRGTIGGTQGENLTPIDAVKYAAAYGSWVKQQRNKETHRVVVGRDARISGEMIQQLVMNTLVGMGITVIDLNLSTTPTVEMAVMLEHADGGIILTASHNPKQWNALKLLNNKGEFLSASDGQKILDIAEGSDIEFAEVDDLGEIHRNDAYIDIHIDEILELPLVNARAIKSCNFKVVVDAVNSTGGIAIPALLEALGVEPIKLYCTPNGQFPHNPEPLQEHLGDLMKMVVDEKADFGIVVDPDVDRLAFVDENGEMFGEEYTLVAVADYVLQNTPGNTVSNMSSSRALRDVTEKHGGTYTASAVGEVNVVEKMKETNAVIGGEGNGGIIYPELHYGRDSLVGVALFLSFLAEEKTTVSEIRKKYTSYFMSKKKIELTPQLDVDAILKSMEEKYVSENINTIDGVKIDFAENWVHLRKSNTEPIIRIYTEAKSQKEADNLADRIIGEIKAVAGV; this is encoded by the coding sequence ATGACTTTAATAAAATCAATTTCAGGAATCCGAGGTACTATTGGAGGAACGCAAGGAGAAAATTTAACCCCAATTGATGCCGTAAAATATGCCGCCGCTTATGGAAGTTGGGTAAAACAGCAACGAAACAAGGAAACGCATAGAGTAGTAGTGGGGAGGGATGCACGGATTTCAGGTGAAATGATACAGCAACTTGTAATGAACACTTTGGTAGGAATGGGAATCACGGTTATCGACCTAAATCTTTCCACAACTCCTACGGTGGAAATGGCAGTGATGTTGGAACATGCGGACGGAGGAATTATTCTAACCGCAAGTCATAATCCAAAACAGTGGAATGCATTAAAGCTTTTAAATAATAAAGGGGAATTTTTAAGTGCTTCCGACGGTCAGAAAATCTTGGATATTGCCGAAGGATCAGATATTGAATTTGCCGAAGTAGATGATTTGGGAGAAATCCACCGAAACGATGCCTATATCGATATTCATATTGATGAGATTTTGGAACTGCCCTTGGTAAATGCAAGAGCCATTAAAAGCTGTAATTTTAAAGTGGTTGTCGATGCTGTTAACTCTACGGGAGGGATTGCAATTCCAGCATTATTGGAAGCCTTGGGCGTAGAACCTATTAAATTATATTGTACTCCAAACGGTCAGTTTCCACACAATCCCGAACCTTTACAGGAACATTTGGGCGATCTGATGAAAATGGTGGTCGATGAAAAAGCTGACTTCGGAATTGTAGTAGATCCTGATGTGGACCGACTTGCATTTGTAGATGAAAACGGCGAAATGTTTGGGGAAGAATATACGCTAGTTGCGGTTGCGGATTATGTACTGCAAAACACACCCGGGAATACGGTTTCCAATATGTCCTCATCCCGTGCTTTGCGAGATGTTACCGAAAAGCATGGAGGCACTTATACTGCGAGTGCCGTTGGAGAGGTTAACGTAGTGGAAAAAATGAAAGAAACCAATGCCGTTATTGGAGGCGAGGGCAATGGAGGAATCATTTATCCAGAACTGCATTACGGTCGCGATAGTTTGGTGGGAGTAGCTTTGTTTTTAAGCTTTTTGGCAGAAGAGAAAACCACCGTTAGCGAAATCCGAAAAAAATACACTTCTTATTTTATGAGCAAAAAGAAAATCGAACTGACTCCACAGTTGGATGTAGATGCGATTTTGAAATCTATGGAAGAAAAATATGTCTCTGAAAATATTAATACGATCGATGGCGTAAAAATCGATTTCGCTGAAAACTGGGTCCATCTTAGAAAATCAAATACCGAACCTATCATCCGAATCTATACCGAAGCAAAATCCCAAAAGGAAGCAGATAATCTTGCAGATAGAATTATTGGGGAGATCAAGGCTGTGGCGGGGGTTTAG
- a CDS encoding acyl carrier protein phosphodiesterase, with protein MNFLAHIYLSGNDDDVTIGNFIADGIKGKRYLNFPKGIAKGILLHREIDTFTDAHPIVHQSTAKLHENYGHYSGVIVDILYDHFLAKNWNKYSQQPLDEYVQDFYGLLRRNFTSLPARIQRMMPYMIADNWLVNYATIPGIGKILAQMNVRTKGVARMDEAVTELVEYYDEFENEFTDFFEELRAFSEQKRSEL; from the coding sequence ATGAATTTTTTAGCCCATATCTATCTTTCCGGCAATGACGATGATGTTACCATCGGTAATTTTATAGCCGATGGCATCAAGGGAAAGCGGTATCTCAATTTTCCCAAGGGGATAGCCAAAGGCATTCTTTTGCACCGTGAAATAGATACTTTCACCGACGCTCATCCAATCGTTCACCAAAGTACCGCCAAGCTTCACGAGAATTATGGACATTACAGTGGGGTAATTGTCGATATTCTTTACGATCATTTTTTGGCCAAGAATTGGAACAAATATTCCCAACAACCTTTGGACGAATATGTGCAGGATTTCTATGGTTTATTGCGAAGAAACTTTACCTCTCTTCCCGCTCGAATTCAAAGGATGATGCCGTATATGATTGCTGATAATTGGTTGGTGAACTATGCAACAATTCCCGGAATTGGGAAAATCCTAGCCCAAATGAATGTGCGTACAAAAGGAGTAGCGAGGATGGACGAAGCGGTTACTGAGCTCGTAGAATATTATGACGAATTCGAAAATGAATTCACCGACTTTTTTGAAGAATTGAGAGCATTTAGCGAACAAAAACGTAGCGAACTATGA